A stretch of Henckelia pumila isolate YLH828 chromosome 4, ASM3356847v2, whole genome shotgun sequence DNA encodes these proteins:
- the LOC140867762 gene encoding putative FBD-associated F-box protein At1g61330 — translation MASKEAKIHTNSPSSHERAKYVYVPEEVIEEILSHLPIKDAACLSILSKRFVNSWKLCRNLSFTKEISKKFTRPGFINFINMFLLKFSGKNMHRFSLYFDPAEHIDLVQCWVHKALKCEITELELDFTVAEQTYMLSFFLSNIENLKVLKLNKCELDLVPKPNGLCPLLQITLQNVRVPSFTLQAMFSNCLKLRTLELISCEFLYNLKILAQDLKGFSVLVVKNCSGLLSIRINAPTLQTFHYEGKICEFKFESGLPDLSDVVLNITSPRAFQLLPHRNSVVIALANVTTLSVNHTFLEALCARFGEHGYMEMDFFLWKLKEFQLLVGGESHINPLDIAIFIKKCPCLQRVLIDLGKYALAGSVYWEHHGRKLFQDVLKKCPIFTKPRNCWCKK, via the exons ATGGCTTCTAAAGAAGCCAAAATTCATACAAATTCACCATCAAGCCACGAGAGAGCCAAATATGTTTACGTCCCTGAAGAAGTCATTGAAGAAATCTTGTCTCATTTGCCGATCAAGGATGCAGCTTGTCTCTCTATCTTATCAAAAAGATTTGTGAATTCTTGGAAATTATGCCGCAACCTCTCCTTTACAAAAGAGATTTCAAAGAAATTTACAAGACCAGGATTCATAAATTTTATTAACATGTTTTTGCTCAAATTTTCCGGCAAAAACATGCATCGATTTTCTTTATATTTTGATCCAGCTGAACATATCGACCTGGTGCAGTGTTGGGTACACAAGGCACTCAAATGTGAAATCACTGAACTAGAATTGGATTTCACCGTAGCGGAGCAAACCTACATGCTAAGTTTTTTCCTTTCAAATATCGAGAATTTAAAAGTTCTGAAACTCAACAAATGTGAGCTAGATTTAGTGCCTAAGCCAAATGGTTTGTGCCCTTTGCTGCAAATAACATTGCAAAATGTTAGAGTCCCCTCCTTCACCTTGCAAGCAATGTTTTCTAACTGTCTAAAGCTAAGGACTTTGGAATTGATAAGTTGCGAATTTCTCTACAATTTGAAGATTTTGGCTCAAGATTTAAAAGGGTTTTCTGTGTTGGTTGTGAAAAATTGTTCCGGTCTTCTGTCCATAAGAATTAATGCACCTACTCTTCAAACATTTCATTATGAAGGCAAAATTTGCGAGTTCAAATTCGAGAGTGGCCTGCCGGATCTGAGTGATGTGGTCCTTAATATCACTTCTCCTCGAGCTTTCCAGTTGCTTCCTCATAGAAACAGTGTGGTGATTGCTCTTGCTAATGTCACCACTCTCTCTGTTAACCATACTTTTCTGGAG GCACTTTGTGCGAGGTTTGGggagcatggatacatggaaatgGATTTTTTCCTTTGGAAATTGAAAGAATTTCAGTTGCTTGTTGGAGGAGAGAGCCACATTAACCCTCTTGATATTGCCATTTTTATCAAGAAATGCCCATGTCTTCAGAGGGTTTTAATTGAT ctTGGAAAGTATGCTCTTGCGGGGAGTGTATATTGGGAGCATCATGGGAGGAAACTTTTTCAG GATGTTCTTAAAAAATGCCCTATATTTACAAAGCCTAGAAATTGTTGGTGCAAGAAATGA